One window of the Cryptomeria japonica chromosome 7, Sugi_1.0, whole genome shotgun sequence genome contains the following:
- the LOC131069894 gene encoding uncharacterized protein LOC131069894, whose translation MGNHEVSFSKEEDEIIWCGSKNGCYLVKVGITLLERDAKVKEWESKICWNNACLLKVGAFAWLAGNKRILSGDRLKKMGFAGPFRCVLCEKAEEDVDHLLLNCEFAQKAWLFGLQRLNWMDPMAGKLCEWLESWPSLGKNSIFAAIWKILPSTVLCELWKERNQRVFDGRAENCQ comes from the coding sequence ATGGGTAACCATGAGGTTTCATTCTCAAAGGAGGAGGATGAAATTATTTGGTGCGGGTCGAAGAATGGTTGTTACTTGGTGAAGGTGGGAATCACTCTTTTGGAAAGAGATGCCAAGGTGAAGGAATGGGAATCTAAGATTTGTTGGAACAATGCGTGTCTTCTAAAAGTTGGAGCCTTTGCATGGCTGGCTGGCAATAAGCGGATTCTTTCTGGAGATCGCCTGAAGAAAATGGGGTTTGCAGGTCCTTTTCGTTGTGTTCTATGTGAAAAGGCTGAGGAGGATGTGGATCATCTTTTGCTAAATTGTGAATTTGCTCAGAAGGCGTGGCTTTTCGGGTTGCAGAGATTGAATTGGATGGACCCCATGGCTGGGAAATTGTGTGAATGGTTGGAATCTTGGCCGAGTTTGGGTAAAAATTCCATCTTTGCTGCTATTTGGAAGATCTTGCCCTCTACCGTGTTATGTGAACTCTGGAAGGAGCGAAACCAGAGAGTGTTTGATGGTAGAGCGGAAAATTGTCAGTAG